One genomic segment of Alicycliphilus denitrificans K601 includes these proteins:
- a CDS encoding acyl-CoA dehydrogenase family protein codes for MLQAPNPRHYTAEHETLRATVRRFFEKEVAPHVSAWDEAGGFPRDLYRKAAEAGLLQLGFPEAYGGVECDAFHRMILFEERAWGGSGGVASGLFSHTIGAPPIAVAGSEALKARVLPGILAGEQISALAITEPGGGSDVAQLATTARRDGGHYVVNGSKLFITSGMRADWFTVAVRTGGPGAAGVSLLLVPGDTPGLTRSPLQKMGWWASDTAEIGFTDCRVPVENLLGDEGQGFAILMRNFNHERLALAAAACGYAQVCLHDAVAWARERRTFGQPLSERQVIRHRLVDMATRIEATRALLDDLASRLDAGESPAAQIAMAKNFATRTFQFCADAAVQILGGMGFMRGTRVERLYREVKVMMIGGGAEEVMKDLIAKRLGL; via the coding sequence ATGCTGCAAGCCCCCAACCCCCGCCACTACACGGCCGAGCACGAAACCCTGCGCGCCACCGTGCGGCGCTTCTTCGAGAAGGAAGTGGCTCCGCACGTGAGCGCCTGGGACGAGGCCGGCGGCTTTCCGCGCGATCTCTACCGCAAGGCCGCCGAGGCCGGCCTGCTGCAACTGGGCTTCCCCGAGGCCTACGGCGGCGTCGAGTGCGACGCCTTCCACCGCATGATCCTGTTCGAGGAGCGCGCCTGGGGCGGCTCGGGCGGCGTGGCCTCGGGCCTGTTCTCGCACACCATCGGCGCGCCGCCCATCGCCGTGGCCGGCAGCGAGGCGCTCAAGGCCCGCGTGCTGCCCGGCATCCTGGCGGGCGAGCAGATCTCGGCACTCGCCATCACCGAGCCCGGCGGCGGCTCCGACGTGGCGCAACTCGCCACCACCGCGCGGCGCGACGGAGGCCACTACGTCGTCAACGGCAGCAAGCTGTTCATCACCTCCGGCATGCGCGCCGACTGGTTCACCGTGGCCGTGCGCACCGGCGGGCCGGGCGCGGCCGGCGTTTCGCTGCTGCTGGTGCCGGGCGACACGCCCGGCCTCACGCGCAGCCCGCTGCAGAAGATGGGCTGGTGGGCCTCGGACACGGCCGAGATAGGCTTCACCGATTGCCGCGTGCCGGTGGAGAACCTGCTGGGCGATGAGGGCCAGGGCTTCGCCATCCTGATGCGCAACTTCAACCACGAGCGCCTCGCGCTCGCCGCCGCCGCCTGCGGCTACGCCCAGGTCTGCCTGCACGACGCCGTGGCGTGGGCGCGTGAGCGCCGCACCTTCGGCCAGCCACTGAGCGAGCGCCAGGTGATACGCCACAGGCTGGTGGACATGGCCACGCGCATCGAGGCCACGCGCGCGCTGCTCGACGACCTCGCCTCGCGGCTGGACGCCGGTGAATCGCCCGCCGCCCAGATCGCCATGGCCAAGAACTTCGCCACCCGCACCTTCCAGTTCTGCGCCGACGCGGCCGTGCAGATCCTCGGCGGCATGGGGTTCATGCGCGGCACGCGCGTGGAGCGGCTATACCGCGAGGTCAAGGTCATGATGATCGGCGGCGGCGCCGAGGAAGTGATGAAAGACCTGATCGCCAAACGCCTGGGCCTCTGA
- a CDS encoding SDR family oxidoreductase produces the protein MNYRSIYRPGLFAGQVIAITGGGSGIGRCTAHELASLGASLALIGRNADKLQAVAGEIGQPDRVSTHACDIRDEEAVRATVAAIVARHGRIDGLFNNAGGQFPAPLRDISQKGWEAVVRNNLTGGFVMARECFTQWMEAHGGSVVNVIADMWNGMPGMGHSGAARAGMLNFTETAACEWAASGVRVNAVAPGWIASSGLDTYPDAFKARIQTLARKVPLQRLGTEAEVSAAVVFLLSAAAAFVTGTTLRVDGGVPNAKHTWALPAHANSQPYDGFPLYQKPGFLES, from the coding sequence ATGAACTACCGCTCCATCTACCGCCCCGGCCTGTTCGCGGGTCAGGTCATCGCCATCACGGGCGGCGGCTCGGGCATCGGCCGCTGCACCGCGCACGAGCTGGCCAGCCTGGGCGCATCGCTCGCGCTGATCGGCCGCAACGCCGACAAGCTGCAGGCCGTGGCCGGCGAGATCGGCCAGCCCGACCGCGTGAGCACGCACGCCTGCGACATCCGCGACGAGGAGGCCGTGCGCGCCACCGTGGCCGCCATCGTGGCGCGCCATGGCCGCATCGACGGCCTGTTCAACAACGCCGGCGGCCAGTTCCCCGCGCCGCTGCGCGACATCAGCCAGAAGGGCTGGGAGGCCGTGGTGCGCAACAACCTCACCGGTGGCTTCGTGATGGCGCGCGAGTGCTTCACGCAGTGGATGGAGGCGCACGGTGGCTCAGTCGTCAACGTGATCGCCGACATGTGGAACGGCATGCCGGGCATGGGCCACTCGGGCGCGGCGCGCGCGGGCATGCTCAATTTCACCGAGACGGCGGCCTGCGAGTGGGCGGCCAGCGGCGTGCGCGTGAACGCCGTGGCGCCGGGCTGGATCGCCTCCAGCGGCCTGGACACCTACCCCGACGCCTTCAAGGCACGCATCCAGACGCTGGCGCGCAAGGTGCCGCTGCAGCGCCTGGGCACCGAGGCCGAGGTCTCGGCGGCGGTGGTCTTTCTGCTCAGCGCGGCCGCCGCCTTTGTCACCGGCACCACGCTGCGCGTGGACGGCGGCGTGCCCAACGCCAAGCACACCTGGGCGCTGCCCGCGCACGCCAACTCCCAGCCCTACGACGGCTTTCCGCTCTACCAAAAACCCGGCTTCCTGGAATCCTGA